AGGCGTACGCTCATGACCAGACCGATGCTCGCCATGTTGATCAGCAGTGAGGTCCCCCCGAAGCTGATGAACGGCAGCGTAATCCCGGTCAGCGGCATCAGGCCCAGGAAGGCGCCGATATTCTCAAAAATCTGGTAGAGCAGCATCGCCACCACTCCCACGATCAGGAACGGCCCGCCCCTGTCCTTGGCCTCCAGTGCGATGAGGATCATCCGGTGAATGAGAATGAAGTACAGCAGCAGCACCAGCGCCGAGCCGACAAAGCCGTATTCCTCCGCAATCTGTACAAAAATGGAGTCCGAGTACGTGTAAGGCACACGGTCCGTCTGCACCGAGCTTCCGGTCATATAGCCTTCCCCGCTCATTCCGCCGGAGGCGATGGCCATTTTGGCGTTTTTGGTATGGTAGATCGCCTTGGCGGTCGCCTTCTCCGGCACCAGCCACGGGTCGAAGCGTTCAATCCAGTGGGAGCGGCCGATATCGGTCAGGAACGTCTTAAGCTCATCGTGATAGTGGATATAGCTCATAATTCCGGCCGCGGCAGAGCCGCCGACAATCAGCAGCCCGATAAGGGCGTGGGTAAATTTGATATTGCCGATCCACAAAAGCCCCGCCAGAATCACGACATAAGACAGAGCGTTCCCCAGGTCATTCTGGCTGAGCACGATCAGAAACGGCAGCAGACTTAAGAGCCCCATCGGGACCACATCACGCCAAAAGAGCAGCTTGTTCTTATTCTTACGGACGAGCGCCGCGGCCAGGAAAAGAATCAGCACCAGCTTGAACAGCTCTGCAGGCTGGAGGCTGAGGCCTCCGAGATCGATCCAGCCCTGGGCGCCGTTTTTTTCGGTTCCGAAGAAGGTGACCATCACCAGAATCCCTATCCCGATAATGTATGCATATAACGCATATTTCACCAGCAGGCGGTAGTCCACGAAGGTCAGCCCGAAAAAGGCGACGAAGCCGACAATATAGAATTTGATCATTTTGATATGCGAGCCATCCAGCCTCTCACGTCCATGAGTCACACTGTATATAGATAAAATGCTGACCACCATCAGCAGTGCAAGAATAACCACGATCACGCCATCGATCTTCTTAATCTTCTGAAGCATATTCTATCTCCTTACCGGTACTGGTTCTTCTTATCCTGCATGAAGGCAGCCCTACGCAGAAGTTCCGTCTTTCTATTGTATAGGAAGGGGCAGCGAAAATACAATTTCCATCGTTTGGGGGTGATCTATCATCCGGCGCGATTCCCCGCAGCGGACAGTTAGGACCTTATTTGCGGCAAAAAGCGCTTTTCCGTTTGTTACGCGGACAGGGAGGACGCTATTCGTTCATTTGGCTGCTCGCACAGGCCCGTTTATGGACAATAACGTCTTGTCAGTCCGCAAGCGCTGAGCTTTTCCCGTTATTTGAGCAAATAGCGTCTTCTCAGTCCGGTTTCCGTGTTCACCGTACGGCTGGGGTTCTATGAGCGTCCATGATCTGCTCTGTTGGCTTGGCCACCTATACATTAAGGCCCTTCTATTGCAAAAAGCACTCAGTCAGCTACCGGCGTGCTATGCCCAGCACATGCCGGGGAATACCGGCGAGATCCTCGATGGTGATGATCTCGTCCCAATGCCCGGCTGCCCGCAGCATATCGGCTACCTGCTCCGCCTGCCCCTGGCCGAGCTCGAAGCCGACCAGGCGCGGCGGCGCCGGGAGCAGCGGCAGCTGCTCCATCATGCGGCGGTACGGGTTCAGCCCGTCCCCGCCGCCGTCCAGCGCCGTGCGCGGCTCATGGTCGCGCACCTCGCGCTGCAGCCCGGCGATATCGCCGCCGGGAATGTACGGCGGGTTGGAGACGAGAATATCCGTCTCCATCCCCGCGAACGGCTCGAGCAGATCGCCGAGCCGCAGGTCCAGGGCCGTGCCGTGCCGCTGCGCATTGCGCCCGGCCACGGCCAGCGCGCCGGGCGAGATGTCGCCGGCGCAGACCCGCCACGCCGGCGCTTCGGCCGCCAGCGTGACGGAGATGGCCCCGCTGCCGGCGCCGATATCGACGGCGGTCAGCGGCCTCGCGGCGCGCGGCGCGCCTGCGCCGTTACCGGCGGACGCGGCTTCACCCCGCGCCGGCACCATGCCGTCCGGCCACAGCTGTGCGCCGTACTTTAATATTGCCTCGACGAGCAGCTCCGTCTCGGGGCGCGGGATCAGCACCTCAGGTGTGACCTCGAAGGCGCGGCCGTAGAATTCCTGCTCGCCGGTGATGTATTGCACCGGCTCGCCCGCTGCCCGGCGGGAGACCAGCGCCTCCCAGCGGGACTTAAGGCCAGCCGGGAACGGATCGGCCAGCGCCATATAATAAGCCGCCCCGGACAAGCCCAGCACATGCTCCAGCAGCAGCTGGCTGCTGCGCTGGGGCTCGTTCACCCCATGTGCGGCCAAAAAAGAAGAAGCCTCCGCAAAGGCTTCCCGGATGCTTTGCACGTCAGGCATGACATAAGAGTCGTGTTTCAAAGCATTATTCTCCTTTTTGCATCAATTCCGCTTGCTCCGCAATCGACAGGGCCGAGATGATCTCGGTAATATCACCGTTCATCACCTGGTCCAGACGGTGCAGGGTCAGGCCGATCCGGTGATCCGTTACACGGCTCTGCGGGAAGTTGTAGGTACGGATGCGCTCACTGCGGTCCCCGGTGCCCACCTTGCTCTTCCGCTCCCCGGAATACTTCGCTTCCTCTTCCTGGCGCTTCAGGTCCGAGATGCGGGCACGCAGTACCTGCAGTGCCTTCTCCTTGTTGGAGTTCTGGGACTTGCCGTCCTGGCAGGTCGCGACAATGCCGGTAGGCACGTGGGTTACACGTACAGCCGACTTGGTTGTATTAACGGACTGTCCGCCCGCACCACTGGAGCAGAAGGTATCGACACGGATGTCCTTGTCATGAATCTCGATTTCGAATTCTTCCGCTTCAGGCATAACCGCCACGGTGGAAGTGGACGTATGGATACGTCCGCCGGACTCAGTCGTCGGGATGCGCTGCACGCGGTGCGCGCCGCTCTCGAACTTCATTTTGCTGTATGCGCCGCGGCCGTTAATCATGAAGATAACTTCCTTGAAGCCGCCGAGGTCATTCGTATTCACATCCATCAGCTCGACGCGCCAGCCCTGGGCATCGGCATAACGGGTATACATGCGGTACAGGTCGGAGGCGAACAGAGCCGCTTCATCGCCGCCGGCGGCGCCGCGGATTTCCACGATGACGTTCTTGTCGTCATTAGGGTCCTTCGGCAGAAGCAGCACACGGATCTTCTCCTCCAGCTCAATCTGGCGCGCGGACAGCTCCTCGATCTCCATTTTGACCATTTCTTTCATTTCATCATCAAGCTTCTCGGCCTGCATCATCTTCGCGGCTTCAAGCTCTTCCATTACATTCTTATATTCGCTATACGCCTCGAAGGCGGGCTGCAAGTCGGATTGTTCTTTGGAATAGTCCCTCAGTTTCTTACTGTCGCTTGCAACATCCGGGTCACATAGCAGTTCACTGAGTTTCTCATAGCGGTCCGCCAGGGATTGCAATCGGTCCAACAAGGGAATTCACCTCTCCTGATTCAAATTCTTCAGTAATATTACTTCAAATTGTGGATACAAACGAATTAGATATACGACTTTATATTATACCACCATTGATGCTAATTGGCTACTGTACAACCTGCCGGGACGGGAAAATCACCCGCACGGGTGAGCGGCGCCGGTGCCCATTGTGTTCGCTTTTCCGCACTCATCCGGCCCACGTACCATCCACCAGCCAAATGTATTCGGTTTTCCACATACATCCGGCCCACGTACCGTCCACCAGCTTCACCAAACGCATGAAGGCCACCCAACAAGTATCACCGCTACTCTTGGATGGCCTTTCTAATATTCTCGGAGGGAGAACCTTCTATACGCGCTCTATACGTTGAAGCGGAAGTGCATGACGTCGCCGTCCTGCACCAGGTATTCCTTGCCTTCCAGACGCAGCTGGCCGCGTTCCTTGGCGCCGTTCATCGAGCCTGCCGCTACCAGGTCAGTATACGATACGACCTCGGCCCGGATAAATCCGCGTTCGAAATCAGAGTGGATCACACCTGCTGCTCCTGGTGCCTTGGTGCCCTTGCGGATGGTCCAGGCACGAACCTCCTGCACGCCCGCAGTGAAGTAAGTGTACAATCCCAGCAGCTTGTAGGCAGCCTTGATCAGGCGGTTCAGCCCGGATTCCTGCAGCCCCAGCTCTTCCAGGAACATCTCCTTGTCTTCGCCCTCCAGCTCGGCAATCTCGGCTTCCACCTTCGCGCTGATCGGCACCACCTCCGCATTCTCGGCGGCTGCGAACTCACGGACCTGCTTCACATAAGGGTTCTCTTCAGCGGTCGCTACCTCATCCTCGCCTACATTCGCCGCATACAGCACCGGCTTCAGCGTCAGCAGATGGAGATCGCGCACGATCAGGCGCTCGTCATCGGACAAATCCAGACTGCGTGCAGGCTGGTCCTGATACAGAACTTCCTTCACGCGCTCCAGTACTTCTACTTCCTGGGCGTATTTCTTGTCGCCGCCCTTGATATTTTTGCGGGAACGCTCAATCCGCTTCTCCACGCTCTCCAGATCGGCCAGAATCAGCTCCAGGTTAATCGTCTGGATGTCGCTGATCGGATTCACCTTGCCGTCTACGTGGGTCACGTTCTCATCGACGAAGCAGCGCACTACGTGCACAATGGCATCCACCTCGCGGATATGCGCCAGGAACTTGTTGCCCAGGCCTTCGCCCTTGCTTGCGCCGCGCACGAGTCCGGCAATATCCACGAATTCAAAAGCGGTCGGAACCGTCTTGTTCGGCTGCACCAGCTCCACCAGCTTATCCAGACGCTCGTCCGGCACTTCCACAACGCCCACATTCGGATCGATGGTGCAGAAAGGATAGTTCGCAGACTCCGCACCTGCCTGGGTAATAGCATTAAATAATGTCGATTTACCAACGTTGGGAAGCCCAACGATACCTGCTTTCAAAGCCATTTATATGACAACTCCTATTTTCGGTTGGTTTGATCACCGCATGAAACGCCTGAACTGATCTCAACCATTATATATTAGAACAAAATCTCCAGCAACAGCAGATGTCAAGGGCAGGCGGGCAAACTCTTCTTACCGGGTAAAAAAATATTTACTTGGCGCTGCTCATTATGTTCCGTTTTATCGCGTACATTTGGCCCACACGTCTCATCCTAGCCCATTATGACCGGTTTTCCGATTACATTTCGCCTGCACGGCGCATCCAGTCCATTTGTGGTCGGTTTTCCGATTACAATTCGCCTGCACGGAACTCCCGGTGCAATAGTGATCGGTTTTCCGATTACATTTCGCCTACGCAACCCATCCAATCCAAATATGGTCGGTTTTTCGATTACATTCGGCCTATACGCCCCCGCACATACTCCCGAACATTCCACATTATGCAAAAAGACTCCTTAAGGAGTCTCATCTTCTTCCGATTGCAACGTTTGAATCCCTATGTCAGAGCCGGCGCTTCTTCTCATCTGCGGCTTACAGTGTCTTAGACATCGTAATATCTGTGACCTGGAAGCCCATTTTCTTATACAGACCGAAGGCGCGTTCGTTGTGCCCGAAGACATGCAGGCCGATCTTGGCCACCTTCAGCTTGCGGGCTTCCTCATCGAGCAGGAGCAGCGTCTGCTTGCCGTACCCCCGGCCCTGGAACGGCTCGAAAATATAAATGTCATAGATAAAAGCCTCCCGCACCCCGCGCTTCTCGGTCACATTGATCCAGAGATAACCGGCCTGGGTTCCCGTGGCCTGCTCCACCACAGAATAGAAATAAGCTCCCTCTGTATGAAGCCCTTGCGGCAGGTAGCGGTTCATTTCTTCCCGGGCCTGCGTTAATGCTGTGTCAGCAGCCCAGGTTCCTGCTTTGACCTTCTCTTCTGCGTAGTCGCTTGTAGATTGCTTCAAAAACGACTGAAATGTTGCTTCGTCCATCGGGACCAGTGTAATCATCGCGTATAGCCCTTCCTTCGGTTCATATTGTGTCAGCCGGCCCGGCGTCAGCGCCGGACCAGCCGGGGTGTGCCGCGCAGGGCCGCCAGGTCCGGCGCGCCTATGCCGAACATCACCGTCTGCAGCTCCAGCTCGACCTGCGCCAGCGCCTGGTCCAGCGCCTCCTCCGAGCTGACCGCCGGGCCGAGCAGCCCCCGCCCGAAGCCGGCCAGGTCCGCGCCAAGCGCCAGCGCTTTGGCGGCATCGACGCCATGCTTCAGCCCGCCGCTGCCGATCAGCGGGCCGTCCGCTGATACTGCCCGCACCTCGGCGATGCATTCCGCCGTGGGGATGCCCCAGTCGGCGAAGGCCTCCGCCGCCGCGCGCCGCACAGGGTCGATGCTGCGGAACTTCTCGACCTGGCTCCAGGAGGTGCCGCCTGCACCGGCCACATCGATGAAGGCAACTCCGGCGTCATATAGCCGGGCCGCCGTCTCGCCGTCGATGCCCCAGCCGACCTCCTTGACGCCTACCGGCACTTCAAGGCTGCGGCACAAGGCCGCGATCCGCTTCAGCAGAGAAGCGAAGCCCGTATCGCCCTCCGGCTGGAAGACCTCCTGCAGCCCGTTCAGATGCAGCACGAGCCAGTCAGCACCCGCGATATCGACGGCGCGGCGGCATTCCTCTACCCCGAAGCCCAGGGAGAGCTGGACTGCTCCGACATTGGCGATCACCGGAATCGTGGGCGCGTTGCCGCGCACGTAGAAGGTGGACGCCAGGTCGGCACGCTCTACAGCGGCGCGGACCGAGCCGACGCCAAGCGCCCAGCCCCGCCGCTCGGCGGCTTCGGCCAGCCGGGCGTTTATGCTGCCGGTGGCCTTGCTTCCGCCGGTCATGGAGCTGATCAGCAGCGGAGTCCGCAGCTTGCGGCCCAGAAACTCCGTGCTCAGCGAGATTTGCTCAAAGTCCACCTCGGGCAGGGCATTATGGCGGAACCGGTACTGCTCGAAGCCGGTTGTAATACCGTTGCCGGCAACATCCTCATTCAGGCAGAGCCGGACATGCTCAATCTTCCGTTCGCCGGTTCTGGATTCAGGCAGCAGCGATTGCTGCCCGGCATTGCCCTGACTCTGCTGCCTTGTTGCCGTCCCGCTGCCCGGCTGCTCTGCGGAGCTCTGCGGCACACGGTCCTGCGGCCTGTCATTCATGCGGTCTTCCTCCGTTTCCGTTTGTGCTTCATTATAGCATAACCCCGCCAGGCGTTTGAATGCAGGGCGGGGCCAAAGGTGACACAGGTGGCAAAGGTTACATGCAGCCGACTCAATCATTGGTCGATCACTAATGGCCTCATTGGCCGTTCACTATTGTCCATCACTGGTTGTTCACTGAAGTCCGGCAACCGCTTCGCCCACCAGCCTGCCGGACAAGGACACGACCGGCGTTCCGCCGCCGGGATGGGTGGTCCCGCCCACATACCAGAGCCCCTGCACATCCTTCGAGCGGTTGCCCGGACGCGAGAAGGTCTGGCGGACGGTATTGGAGGAGATCCCGTAGATCGCCCCCTTGTGCGCGAGGGTATCACGGGCAATATCACGCGGTGTATAGCGCTGCAGGACTTCTGCGGAGGACAGCCCGGTAATACCGTGGCTCTCCAGCACCGACAGCACCCGTTCCCCGTAAGCATCCGTCTCGCTGCTCCAGTCACAGGCCGGACTCAGGTAAGGGGCATTCGCCAGAATGAACAGATTGCTTCCGCCCCTAGGTGCCATCCCCGGCTCCGAATATCCTGAGTGGCAGACATAAACTGTTGGCTGCTGCGGAGGACGTCTACGCCCGAAGATGTCCTTGAATTCCTGCTCATAGTTCTCCGGGAAAAACACCGTATGATGCAGCAGCGTATCATACGTGCGCGGCACTCCCGCCAGCGTAACCAGCCCGGACAGGGACGGCTCGTAGGCTTCTATTCTGCGGTCCGTCATCCCCGGACGGTCCGCTTCCGGCAGCAGCATCCGGTTAATGGTCAGCACATCGCCGCCGGCGATCACCGTCCTGGCAGGATAGAAGCCCTGCTCCGTCTCTACCCCTTCCACAGCACCGGAGACGACAGAAATCCCCGTAACCTCTGTTCCTGTAATAATCTGCACGCCCAGATTCCGGGCCAGTGCGGCCAGGCCGCTGACCAGGGAATACGTGCCGCCCTTGACCCCGTATACGCCCTCCTGAAGCTCAAGATGCCCCAGCATCGCGAAGATGGAAGGCGACTGGTACGGGGAAGAACCGACATAGGTGGCATAGCGGCCGAACATGGCCAGCGTATGCGGGTGGCTGAAGTAGCGGAGCAGGAGCTTATGAAGATTGAGCCACGGTCTGACCCGCAGCAGGTCCCGCACCAGTGATGGCGAGGCTTTATCCCTCCAGGAGAGCAGCAGCCGGTTCAGGAACTGCTTCCCGCTCAGCTCATGCAGCCGCGCTGCCTCCGCCAGGAAGTCCGGCAACCGCGCGGCATCTGCCGGGCTGTAAGCTGCGATCTGCTCCTGCATTCTCCCGGTGTCCCGCGAGAAATCGACCACCTTGCCGTCAGCGAACACATTGCGGGTGCGCGGCTCCAGCTCATAGAGCTGGACATAATCCTCCATGCGCGCCCCGGCAAGCTCATACAGCGAGCGGAATACATGAGGCATGGTGATCGTGCTTGGACCACGGTCGAAGGTGTAGCCTCCCGCCTGCACACGCTGCAGCTTGCCGCCGGGCTGCGGCTGCCGCTCCAGCACGGTGACCTCCCAGCCCCGGGCAGCGAGGGTCACCGCGCAGGACAATCCTCCGAATCCGGCTCCTATGATAACAGCCTTCCGTTTCATCCATAACGCCTTCCTTTCCATTCATAACCTCCGCGTGAGCGGCTTCCGCGCCAGGAGGCCACGGCTATCAGGGACAGGCAGAGGATACTGGCCGGGACCAGGAGGCAGAACCAGACCGGCTGCCTCCCGGCGGCATCACTGATCCGTTTGACAGTGATACCGGCTGCCACGGCAACAGCAGGCCATACAGCCGCACCTGGCTGACCGCTCAAGACGAACCAGAGCAAGGCAGCAGCAGGCAAAACATACAGCGACCAGTACATCAGGAGCACCGCCAGCAGCAGCGCCGGGCTGCGGCCGGTACCGGCGTAGATGTTCTTCCGGTAGCCGTTCCACACCTGCCGCGCATTATGGTACATCCGCATGGACACATGCTCCGTAATATCTGCAAGGACAACCGGTTCGCCTGCCCGCTTCATCGCCCGGGCCAGGGCCATGTCGTCCACCAGCTCGCTGCGGATGGCAATGTGTCCCCCGCAGCGGCTGTAGCTGCTCCGGCGAATCAGCAGGAAGCCGCCGTGCGCGGCAACGAATCGCGGATCGCGGGAGCCGCGGACCAGCGGAACCGGCAGGTGGCAGATGATCGTGAAGACCATCAGCGGCACCACCAGCTGCTCCAGCCAGGTCCCGGTCACCTGCCTGGGGAAACCTGTGACCAGCCCGCTGCCCGCAGCTTCGGCGGCAGCGCGCGCCGCCTGGAGCGCCGAAGGCTGCAAGCGGACATCCGCATCCAGGAACAGCAGCCAGTCGCCGCTGGCCGCTTCTGCAAGCTGGGCGCAGGCGTGAGACTTGCCCAGCCAGCCCTCCGGCAGCTCCCGGCCCCTCAGCACACGGACCCGGTCTCCTCCGGCGGCGGCAGCGATGTCCCCAGTTCCGTCCGCCGACGAATCGTCCAGCACCAGAATCTCCACCTCCAGACCATCCGTGGGGCAAGCCAGCACAGAGGAGAGGCAGCCGGCAATATTAGCCGCCTCGTTGCGGGCGGGAATCAGCACCGACAGACGCCGGACCCGGGCAGTCACCGGCCGCCGCACGGCTTCCGCTCCCACAGCTCCAGCCCCTACCCCCAGCCCCGGAAGCTGCGCTTTATTCCATAACGCGAATA
This region of Paenibacillus sp. FSL K6-1096 genomic DNA includes:
- a CDS encoding GNAT family N-acetyltransferase, producing the protein MITLVPMDEATFQSFLKQSTSDYAEEKVKAGTWAADTALTQAREEMNRYLPQGLHTEGAYFYSVVEQATGTQAGYLWINVTEKRGVREAFIYDIYIFEPFQGRGYGKQTLLLLDEEARKLKVAKIGLHVFGHNERAFGLYKKMGFQVTDITMSKTL
- the prfA gene encoding peptide chain release factor 1; its protein translation is MLDRLQSLADRYEKLSELLCDPDVASDSKKLRDYSKEQSDLQPAFEAYSEYKNVMEELEAAKMMQAEKLDDEMKEMVKMEIEELSARQIELEEKIRVLLLPKDPNDDKNVIVEIRGAAGGDEAALFASDLYRMYTRYADAQGWRVELMDVNTNDLGGFKEVIFMINGRGAYSKMKFESGAHRVQRIPTTESGGRIHTSTSTVAVMPEAEEFEIEIHDKDIRVDTFCSSGAGGQSVNTTKSAVRVTHVPTGIVATCQDGKSQNSNKEKALQVLRARISDLKRQEEEAKYSGERKSKVGTGDRSERIRTYNFPQSRVTDHRIGLTLHRLDQVMNGDITEIISALSIAEQAELMQKGE
- a CDS encoding FtsW/RodA/SpoVE family cell cycle protein; this encodes MLQKIKKIDGVIVVILALLMVVSILSIYSVTHGRERLDGSHIKMIKFYIVGFVAFFGLTFVDYRLLVKYALYAYIIGIGILVMVTFFGTEKNGAQGWIDLGGLSLQPAELFKLVLILFLAAALVRKNKNKLLFWRDVVPMGLLSLLPFLIVLSQNDLGNALSYVVILAGLLWIGNIKFTHALIGLLIVGGSAAAGIMSYIHYHDELKTFLTDIGRSHWIERFDPWLVPEKATAKAIYHTKNAKMAIASGGMSGEGYMTGSSVQTDRVPYTYSDSIFVQIAEEYGFVGSALVLLLYFILIHRMILIALEAKDRGGPFLIVGVVAMLLYQIFENIGAFLGLMPLTGITLPFISFGGTSLLINMASIGLVMSVRLHGQEVEEDLPAPSLYASPAPAKKG
- a CDS encoding glycosyltransferase family A protein produces the protein MAGPAAAGQGEGMSVFFQVITGLLVLQLLFALWNKAQLPGLGVGAGAVGAEAVRRPVTARVRRLSVLIPARNEAANIAGCLSSVLACPTDGLEVEILVLDDSSADGTGDIAAAAGGDRVRVLRGRELPEGWLGKSHACAQLAEAASGDWLLFLDADVRLQPSALQAARAAAEAAGSGLVTGFPRQVTGTWLEQLVVPLMVFTIICHLPVPLVRGSRDPRFVAAHGGFLLIRRSSYSRCGGHIAIRSELVDDMALARAMKRAGEPVVLADITEHVSMRMYHNARQVWNGYRKNIYAGTGRSPALLLAVLLMYWSLYVLPAAALLWFVLSGQPGAAVWPAVAVAAGITVKRISDAAGRQPVWFCLLVPASILCLSLIAVASWRGSRSRGGYEWKGRRYG
- the fni gene encoding type 2 isopentenyl-diphosphate Delta-isomerase, producing MNDRPQDRVPQSSAEQPGSGTATRQQSQGNAGQQSLLPESRTGERKIEHVRLCLNEDVAGNGITTGFEQYRFRHNALPEVDFEQISLSTEFLGRKLRTPLLISSMTGGSKATGSINARLAEAAERRGWALGVGSVRAAVERADLASTFYVRGNAPTIPVIANVGAVQLSLGFGVEECRRAVDIAGADWLVLHLNGLQEVFQPEGDTGFASLLKRIAALCRSLEVPVGVKEVGWGIDGETAARLYDAGVAFIDVAGAGGTSWSQVEKFRSIDPVRRAAAEAFADWGIPTAECIAEVRAVSADGPLIGSGGLKHGVDAAKALALGADLAGFGRGLLGPAVSSEEALDQALAQVELELQTVMFGIGAPDLAALRGTPRLVRR
- the ychF gene encoding redox-regulated ATPase YchF; translation: MALKAGIVGLPNVGKSTLFNAITQAGAESANYPFCTIDPNVGVVEVPDERLDKLVELVQPNKTVPTAFEFVDIAGLVRGASKGEGLGNKFLAHIREVDAIVHVVRCFVDENVTHVDGKVNPISDIQTINLELILADLESVEKRIERSRKNIKGGDKKYAQEVEVLERVKEVLYQDQPARSLDLSDDERLIVRDLHLLTLKPVLYAANVGEDEVATAEENPYVKQVREFAAAENAEVVPISAKVEAEIAELEGEDKEMFLEELGLQESGLNRLIKAAYKLLGLYTYFTAGVQEVRAWTIRKGTKAPGAAGVIHSDFERGFIRAEVVSYTDLVAAGSMNGAKERGQLRLEGKEYLVQDGDVMHFRFNV
- the crtI gene encoding phytoene desaturase family protein, coding for MKRKAVIIGAGFGGLSCAVTLAARGWEVTVLERQPQPGGKLQRVQAGGYTFDRGPSTITMPHVFRSLYELAGARMEDYVQLYELEPRTRNVFADGKVVDFSRDTGRMQEQIAAYSPADAARLPDFLAEAARLHELSGKQFLNRLLLSWRDKASPSLVRDLLRVRPWLNLHKLLLRYFSHPHTLAMFGRYATYVGSSPYQSPSIFAMLGHLELQEGVYGVKGGTYSLVSGLAALARNLGVQIITGTEVTGISVVSGAVEGVETEQGFYPARTVIAGGDVLTINRMLLPEADRPGMTDRRIEAYEPSLSGLVTLAGVPRTYDTLLHHTVFFPENYEQEFKDIFGRRRPPQQPTVYVCHSGYSEPGMAPRGGSNLFILANAPYLSPACDWSSETDAYGERVLSVLESHGITGLSSAEVLQRYTPRDIARDTLAHKGAIYGISSNTVRQTFSRPGNRSKDVQGLWYVGGTTHPGGGTPVVSLSGRLVGEAVAGLQ
- the prmC gene encoding peptide chain release factor N(5)-glutamine methyltransferase; protein product: MPDVQSIREAFAEASSFLAAHGVNEPQRSSQLLLEHVLGLSGAAYYMALADPFPAGLKSRWEALVSRRAAGEPVQYITGEQEFYGRAFEVTPEVLIPRPETELLVEAILKYGAQLWPDGMVPARGEAASAGNGAGAPRAARPLTAVDIGAGSGAISVTLAAEAPAWRVCAGDISPGALAVAGRNAQRHGTALDLRLGDLLEPFAGMETDILVSNPPYIPGGDIAGLQREVRDHEPRTALDGGGDGLNPYRRMMEQLPLLPAPPRLVGFELGQGQAEQVADMLRAAGHWDEIITIEDLAGIPRHVLGIARR